The following are encoded in a window of Variovorax paradoxus genomic DNA:
- a CDS encoding microcin C ABC transporter permease YejB, producing MAAYLIRRLLLIVPTLFGVLLLNFAIVQFVPGGPAEQLLSQLTNKENRISGGPTGRTLDAKQVAEIKALYGFDKPAPERFWQMLKQFARFDLGKSFFQSKDVWQLIKEKLPVSISLGLWTFFISYLIAVPLGVAKAVRAGSRFDFFTTLLVLVGYAIPGFVLGVALLVIFGGQLQWFPLRGLTSPNWESLSWGARIVDYLWHITLPVTAMVLGSFAITAMLTKNSFLEEIRKQYVLTARAKGLAERQVLWKHVFRNALIPIITGFPTAFIGAFFSGALLIETLFSLDGMGLLSYESVLRRDYPVFLGTLYLFTLIGLVTKLISDLCYVWVDPRVKFD from the coding sequence ATGGCCGCCTACCTGATCCGACGCCTCCTGCTGATCGTTCCCACGCTGTTCGGCGTGCTGTTGCTCAACTTCGCCATCGTGCAGTTCGTGCCGGGCGGTCCGGCCGAGCAACTGCTTTCGCAACTCACCAACAAAGAGAACCGCATCTCCGGCGGCCCCACCGGCCGCACGCTCGACGCCAAGCAGGTGGCCGAGATCAAGGCGCTCTACGGCTTCGACAAGCCGGCCCCCGAGCGCTTCTGGCAGATGCTCAAGCAGTTCGCGCGCTTCGACCTGGGCAAGAGCTTCTTCCAGAGCAAGGACGTGTGGCAGCTCATCAAGGAGAAGCTGCCGGTGTCGATCAGCCTGGGGCTGTGGACCTTCTTCATCAGCTACCTCATCGCGGTGCCGCTGGGGGTGGCCAAGGCGGTGCGCGCGGGCTCGCGCTTCGACTTCTTCACGACGCTGCTGGTGCTCGTCGGCTACGCCATTCCGGGCTTTGTGCTGGGCGTGGCGCTGCTGGTGATTTTCGGCGGTCAGCTGCAGTGGTTTCCGCTGCGGGGGCTGACCTCGCCGAACTGGGAGTCTTTGAGCTGGGGCGCCCGCATTGTCGATTACCTGTGGCACATCACCTTGCCGGTGACGGCCATGGTGCTGGGCAGCTTCGCGATCACCGCGATGCTCACCAAGAACTCCTTCCTCGAGGAGATCCGCAAGCAGTACGTGCTGACGGCGCGCGCCAAGGGGCTGGCCGAGCGGCAGGTGCTGTGGAAGCACGTGTTCCGCAACGCGCTGATCCCGATCATCACGGGCTTTCCGACGGCGTTCATCGGCGCCTTCTTCTCGGGCGCGCTGCTCATCGAGACGCTGTTCTCGCTCGACGGCATGGGCCTGCTCAGCTACGAGAGCGTGCTGCGGCGCGACTACCCGGTGTTTCTGGGCACGCTTTACTTGTTCACGCTGATCGGGCTGGTGACCAAGCTCATTTCCGATCTTTGCTACGTCTGGGTCGATCCGAGGGTGAAGTTTGACTGA
- a CDS encoding ABC transporter permease: MTEAAAVSVSPGRRAWRRFRRNPLGFWSLVVFSTLVVLSLFADVLSTDRPLVVRYEGQTYFPVLRDYSEKTFGGDFETPADYLDPFIEQRITQGDNWALYAPNRYGPATLNYFSKPPNPAAPSHENLLGTDERGRDLLAQLIYGFRVSVLFALALTVVGVVLGIATGAVQGFFGGKIDLTFQRLIEIWSAMPELYLLIIFSAIFTPSVSLLLILLSLFGWMGLSDYVRAEFLRNRQMDYVRAARALGVGNLQIMWRHILPNSMVPVVTFLPFRMSAAILALTSLDFLGLGVPPGTPSLGELLSQGKGNIDAWWISLSTFCVLVVTLMLLTFMGDALRDALDPRKADK, translated from the coding sequence TTGACTGAAGCCGCCGCCGTGTCCGTGAGCCCCGGGCGCCGTGCCTGGCGCCGTTTTCGCCGCAACCCGCTGGGGTTCTGGAGCCTCGTCGTCTTCTCGACGCTGGTGGTGCTGAGCCTGTTCGCCGACGTGCTCTCCACCGACAGGCCGCTGGTGGTGCGCTATGAAGGCCAGACCTATTTCCCTGTGCTGCGCGACTATTCCGAGAAGACCTTCGGCGGCGACTTCGAAACGCCCGCCGACTACCTCGACCCCTTCATCGAGCAGCGCATCACCCAGGGCGACAACTGGGCGCTGTATGCGCCCAATCGCTACGGCCCGGCCACGCTCAACTACTTCTCGAAGCCACCGAACCCGGCTGCGCCCTCGCATGAGAACCTGCTCGGCACCGACGAGCGCGGGCGCGACCTGCTGGCCCAGCTGATCTACGGCTTTCGCGTGAGCGTGCTGTTCGCGCTGGCGCTCACGGTGGTCGGCGTGGTGCTGGGCATCGCGACCGGTGCCGTGCAGGGCTTCTTCGGCGGCAAGATCGACCTGACCTTCCAGCGCCTCATCGAGATCTGGAGCGCGATGCCCGAGCTGTACCTGCTGATCATCTTCAGCGCGATCTTCACGCCCAGCGTGTCGCTGCTCTTGATCTTGCTGAGCCTGTTCGGCTGGATGGGACTGTCGGACTACGTGCGCGCCGAGTTCCTGCGCAATCGCCAGATGGATTACGTGCGCGCCGCACGGGCGCTCGGCGTGGGCAACCTGCAGATCATGTGGCGCCACATCCTGCCCAACAGCATGGTGCCGGTCGTCACCTTCCTGCCGTTCCGCATGAGCGCGGCCATCCTCGCGCTGACCTCGCTCGACTTCCTCGGGCTCGGCGTTCCGCCCGGCACGCCGTCGCTCGGCGAACTGCTGAGCCAGGGCAAGGGGAACATCGACGCTTGGTGGATTTCGCTGTCCACCTTCTGCGTGCTGGTCGTCACGCTGATGCTGCTGACCTTCATGGGCGACGCGCTGCGCGATGCGCTCGACCCGCGGAAGGCCGACAAATGA
- a CDS encoding ABC transporter ATP-binding protein: MRDTNNKPLLDVKGLSVSFGGKPVVHSIDLQIAAGEKLALVGESGSGKTVTALSLLRLVQNADLAGVATLSGSQDQHGARDLLSIPERELRGIRGKEIAMIFQEPMTALNALYTVGDQIAEVLELHEGLSARAAQEAAVQLLADTGIPEPARRARAFPHQLSGGQRQRAMIAMALACKPRLLLADEPTTALDVTVRAQILELLADLQRKYGMAVLLITHDLNLVRRFADRVAVMERGHIVEHGPVDTVFEAPQHAYTRKLIDSHPSRDVAEAAVDGAAPPVLEARALRVSYPVSRPGFAGWFRKGEFVAVQGADFRIAPGETLGVVGESGSGKSTLALAALGLLKHQGELQVTGKGWAVDRASDLALRRTMQVVFQDPFSSLSPRMTVEQIVGEGLRVHAPELDTAARRARALAALADVGLSEAQFPALLDRYPHEFSGGQRQRLAIARALIVDPRLLVLDEPTSALDVTIQKQVLGLLQRLQRERGLSYLLITHDVEVIRAMAHQVIVMKDGAILESGPALRVLDAPEHPYTQKLVAAALLE; encoded by the coding sequence ATGCGCGACACGAACAACAAACCCCTGCTCGACGTGAAGGGACTGAGCGTCTCGTTCGGCGGCAAGCCGGTGGTGCACAGCATCGACCTGCAGATCGCGGCGGGCGAAAAGCTCGCGCTGGTCGGCGAGTCGGGCTCGGGCAAGACCGTCACGGCACTCTCGCTGCTGCGGTTGGTGCAGAACGCCGATCTCGCCGGCGTGGCGACCCTGTCGGGTTCGCAAGACCAGCACGGTGCGCGCGACCTGCTGTCGATTCCGGAGCGCGAACTGCGCGGCATCCGCGGCAAGGAGATCGCGATGATCTTCCAGGAGCCGATGACCGCGCTCAATGCGCTGTACACCGTGGGCGATCAGATCGCCGAGGTGCTCGAACTGCACGAAGGGCTGTCGGCCCGCGCCGCGCAAGAGGCGGCCGTGCAGCTGCTGGCCGACACCGGCATTCCCGAACCGGCGCGGCGGGCGAGGGCGTTCCCGCACCAGCTCTCGGGCGGGCAGCGCCAGCGCGCCATGATCGCGATGGCGCTGGCCTGCAAGCCGCGCCTGCTGCTGGCCGACGAGCCGACCACGGCGCTCGACGTCACGGTGCGCGCGCAGATCCTCGAACTGCTGGCCGACCTGCAGCGCAAATACGGCATGGCCGTGCTGCTCATCACCCACGACCTGAATTTGGTGCGCCGTTTCGCCGATCGCGTGGCGGTGATGGAGCGCGGCCACATCGTCGAGCACGGCCCGGTCGATACGGTGTTCGAGGCGCCGCAACACGCGTACACCCGCAAGCTGATCGACAGCCATCCATCGCGCGACGTGGCCGAAGCCGCCGTTGACGGCGCAGCGCCGCCGGTGCTCGAAGCGCGGGCGCTGCGCGTGAGCTATCCGGTGTCGCGCCCCGGTTTTGCGGGCTGGTTCCGCAAGGGCGAGTTCGTCGCCGTGCAGGGCGCTGATTTCCGGATTGCGCCGGGCGAGACGCTGGGCGTGGTCGGCGAATCGGGCTCGGGCAAGTCGACGCTGGCGCTGGCCGCGTTGGGCCTGCTCAAGCACCAGGGCGAGCTGCAGGTGACGGGGAAGGGCTGGGCGGTGGACCGCGCCTCCGACCTCGCGCTGCGCCGCACGATGCAGGTGGTGTTCCAGGACCCGTTCTCGTCGCTCTCGCCGCGCATGACGGTGGAGCAGATCGTGGGCGAGGGGCTGCGCGTGCATGCGCCCGAGCTCGACACCGCCGCCCGCAGGGCGCGCGCGCTCGCGGCGCTGGCCGATGTGGGTTTGAGCGAGGCGCAGTTTCCCGCGCTGCTCGACCGCTATCCGCACGAGTTCTCGGGCGGGCAGCGCCAGCGGCTGGCGATCGCCCGGGCGCTCATCGTCGATCCGCGGTTGCTGGTGCTCGACGAGCCCACGAGCGCACTCGACGTGACCATCCAAAAGCAGGTGCTCGGCCTGCTGCAGCGGCTGCAGCGCGAACGAGGGCTGAGCTACCTGCTGATCACGCACGACGTCGAGGTGATCCGCGCGATGGCGCACCAGGTGATCGTGATGAAGGACGGCGCGATCCTCGAATCCGGACCGGCCCTGCGCGTCCTCGACGCCCCCGAGCATCCCTACACGCAAAAGCTGGTGGCCGCGGCGCTGCTGGAATAA
- a CDS encoding YbfB/YjiJ family MFS transporter codes for MSGIGHGRRGAWRAALACMVTLAVAMGLGRFAFTPMLPIMLSEGKLELAGGGLLASLNYLGYFFGAVSCAAIGIKASSMVRGGLLATAALLVGMGLLHSFIGWGVLRAAAGVMSAWVFVFASGWGLRRLAETNSPMLAGVIYTGPGIGIAMTGLLGGALGRWGSEAGWIGLGLLAVVLIAVIWRVFDDGERVATATGGAAAVPVAAAGAAGSALARSDAIWLVALYGLAGFGYIITATFLPVIARQALPGSPWPDFFWPLFGAAIIPGALIGARAPVHWDNRLLLAAAYALQALGVVFSVVWPTIAGFAVGSLLLGMPFTAITLFAMREARRLRGNAAAGLIGYATASYGVGQIIGPLFAAPLAQRTGSFELPLLVAAAALALGAVLFAVVWSKYRRPLAV; via the coding sequence ATGTCGGGAATCGGACACGGCCGGCGCGGCGCCTGGCGCGCGGCGCTGGCCTGCATGGTCACGCTGGCAGTGGCCATGGGCCTGGGGCGCTTTGCCTTCACGCCCATGCTGCCCATCATGCTGAGCGAGGGAAAACTCGAGCTGGCCGGCGGTGGGCTATTGGCCTCTCTGAATTACCTGGGCTATTTCTTCGGTGCGGTCAGTTGCGCGGCCATCGGCATCAAGGCGTCGAGCATGGTGCGCGGCGGCCTGCTGGCCACGGCGGCGCTGCTGGTGGGCATGGGGCTGCTGCACAGCTTCATCGGATGGGGCGTGCTGCGCGCAGCGGCCGGGGTGATGAGCGCCTGGGTCTTCGTGTTCGCTTCGGGCTGGGGGCTGCGCCGGCTGGCTGAGACGAATTCGCCCATGCTGGCCGGTGTGATCTACACCGGCCCGGGCATCGGGATCGCCATGACGGGCTTGCTTGGCGGGGCGCTGGGCCGCTGGGGGTCGGAGGCGGGCTGGATTGGCCTCGGTCTGTTGGCCGTGGTGCTGATTGCCGTGATCTGGCGGGTGTTCGACGATGGCGAGCGGGTGGCAACGGCGACCGGCGGGGCGGCTGCCGTCCCGGTCGCGGCCGCTGGCGCCGCCGGATCGGCCTTGGCGCGCAGCGATGCGATCTGGCTGGTCGCTCTCTATGGACTGGCAGGCTTTGGTTACATCATTACTGCCACCTTTCTGCCAGTGATCGCCCGGCAGGCATTGCCCGGATCGCCGTGGCCGGATTTCTTCTGGCCGTTGTTCGGGGCAGCCATCATTCCGGGTGCATTGATCGGCGCCCGCGCCCCGGTGCATTGGGACAACAGGTTGCTGCTGGCCGCCGCCTATGCGTTGCAGGCGCTCGGCGTCGTGTTTTCGGTGGTCTGGCCGACCATTGCAGGTTTTGCAGTGGGTAGCCTGTTGCTCGGCATGCCTTTCACCGCCATCACACTTTTCGCCATGCGGGAGGCGCGCCGGCTGCGCGGCAATGCCGCAGCGGGGCTGATCGGCTATGCCACGGCGTCCTACGGGGTGGGGCAGATCATAGGGCCGCTGTTTGCGGCGCCACTGGCCCAGCGCACCGGCTCTTTCGAGCTGCCTTTGCTGGTGGCTGCCGCCGCATTGGCGCTGGGTGCGGTGCTGTTTGCCGTGGTCTGGTCGAAATACAGGCGCCCGTTGGCCGTTTGA
- the rimP gene encoding ribosome maturation factor RimP, whose protein sequence is MALQQTVEQTVAGLGYDLVEVERSAGGLLRVTIDLPWTPPTSEAVAAGTPEPFVTVEDCEKVTRQLQFALEVDAVDYKRLEVSSPGIDRPLRNEQDFERFVGAVIDVTLKAPMGAAAAGQVSATRKKFRGTLERAESGSGWQVVWSDEAKVKPGQKVSKKRAPAPLHALGFVLDELRDARLAPIVDFKGRKAKTQPGFSDIDDGTSVPD, encoded by the coding sequence GTGGCATTGCAGCAAACAGTAGAACAAACCGTGGCCGGTCTCGGCTACGACCTGGTCGAGGTCGAGCGCTCGGCCGGTGGATTGCTGCGCGTGACGATTGATTTGCCCTGGACGCCCCCCACCTCGGAAGCTGTGGCGGCCGGCACGCCCGAGCCCTTCGTGACGGTGGAAGACTGCGAAAAGGTGACGCGCCAGCTGCAATTCGCGCTGGAAGTCGATGCGGTCGATTACAAGCGGCTCGAGGTCTCCTCGCCCGGTATCGACCGACCCTTGCGCAATGAACAGGATTTCGAGCGATTCGTGGGTGCGGTGATCGACGTCACCCTCAAGGCGCCCATGGGCGCTGCCGCGGCGGGCCAGGTGTCGGCCACGCGCAAGAAGTTTCGCGGCACGCTGGAGCGTGCGGAGAGCGGTTCGGGCTGGCAGGTCGTCTGGAGCGACGAGGCCAAGGTCAAGCCCGGTCAAAAAGTGAGCAAGAAGCGCGCGCCTGCACCGTTGCATGCGCTGGGCTTCGTATTGGACGAGCTGCGTGATGCGCGGCTCGCGCCGATTGTGGATTTCAAGGGCCGCAAGGCCAAAACCCAACCGGGTTTTTCGGATATTGACGACGGAACGAGTGTTCCGGACTGA
- the nusA gene encoding transcription termination factor NusA translates to MNREMLMLVDAISREKNVERDVVFGAVESALAQATKKLHQGDVDIRVAVDRDSGDYETFRRWHVVPDEAGLQLPDQEILLFEAKEEMSDIEVGEYIEEAVDSVPIGRIGAMAAKQVILQKIRDAEREMLLNDFMSRGDKIFVGTVKRLDKGDIIVEAGRVEGRLRRSEMIAKENLRNGDRVRAMIMEVDLTLRGAPIILSRSAPEFMIELFRQEVPEIEQGLLEIKSCARDPGSRAKIAVLSHDKRVDPIGTCVGVRGTRVNAVTNELAGERVDIVLWSEDPAQFVIGALAPANVSSIVVDEEKHAMDVVVDEENLAIAIGRGGQNVRLASDLTGWKINIMDANESAQKQAVETDASRKLFMEKLDVDEEIADILISEGFNSLEEVAYVPISEMLEIEAFDEDTINELRARAKDALLTMEIAKEEGVETVSQNLRDLEGLNPDLIPQLAEAGVNTRDDLADLAVDELTEITGLSADDAKALILKAREHWFAGQE, encoded by the coding sequence ATGAATCGCGAAATGTTGATGTTGGTGGATGCGATCTCGCGCGAGAAGAACGTCGAGCGCGACGTGGTCTTCGGCGCGGTCGAATCCGCACTGGCGCAAGCCACCAAGAAGCTCCATCAGGGTGATGTGGATATCCGCGTGGCAGTCGATCGCGACAGCGGCGACTACGAAACTTTCCGTCGTTGGCACGTCGTTCCCGACGAAGCCGGCCTGCAGCTGCCCGACCAGGAGATCCTGCTCTTCGAGGCCAAGGAAGAGATGTCCGATATCGAAGTCGGCGAGTACATCGAGGAAGCGGTGGACTCGGTGCCGATCGGCCGCATCGGCGCCATGGCTGCCAAGCAGGTGATCCTGCAGAAGATTCGCGACGCCGAGCGCGAGATGCTGCTCAACGACTTCATGTCGCGCGGCGACAAGATCTTCGTGGGCACCGTCAAGCGCCTGGACAAGGGCGACATCATCGTGGAAGCCGGGCGCGTCGAAGGCCGCCTGCGCCGCAGCGAGATGATCGCCAAGGAAAACCTGCGCAATGGCGACCGCGTGCGGGCCATGATCATGGAGGTCGACCTGACGCTGCGCGGCGCGCCGATCATCCTGTCGCGCTCGGCCCCCGAGTTCATGATCGAGCTGTTCCGCCAGGAAGTGCCCGAGATCGAGCAAGGCCTGCTCGAAATCAAGAGCTGCGCCCGCGACCCCGGTTCGCGCGCCAAGATCGCCGTGCTCTCGCATGACAAGCGTGTCGACCCGATCGGCACCTGCGTCGGCGTGCGCGGCACCCGCGTCAACGCCGTCACGAACGAACTCGCCGGCGAGCGCGTGGACATCGTGCTGTGGAGCGAAGACCCGGCCCAGTTCGTGATCGGCGCCCTGGCACCCGCAAACGTCTCGTCGATCGTGGTCGACGAAGAAAAGCACGCCATGGACGTGGTGGTCGACGAGGAAAACCTCGCCATCGCCATCGGCCGCGGCGGCCAGAACGTGCGCCTGGCTTCCGACCTCACCGGTTGGAAGATCAACATCATGGACGCGAACGAGTCGGCCCAGAAGCAGGCCGTCGAGACCGATGCCAGCCGCAAGCTCTTCATGGAAAAGCTCGATGTCGACGAGGAAATCGCCGACATCCTGATTTCGGAAGGTTTCAACAGCCTCGAAGAAGTGGCCTACGTGCCGATTTCCGAGATGCTTGAGATCGAGGCCTTCGACGAAGACACCATCAATGAGCTGCGCGCCCGTGCAAAGGATGCGCTGCTGACCATGGAAATCGCCAAGGAAGAAGGTGTCGAGACCGTTTCGCAGAACCTGCGCGACCTCGAAGGCCTCAATCCCGACCTGATTCCGCAGCTGGCTGAAGCGGGTGTGAACACCCGTGACGACCTGGCCGACCTCGCGGTCGATGAACTCACCGAAATCACCGGCCTGAGCGCCGATGACGCCAAAGCCCTCATCTTGAAAGCCCGCGAACATTGGTTCGCCGGCCAAGAGTGA